From the genome of Gemmatimonadota bacterium:
GGACCGGGCGCCGATGACAACACGAGCGGCACGGCGATGATCCTCGAGGCCGCGCGGGTGCTGGCGACGCGGCCGCAGCCGACGACGCTTATGTTCGTCGCCTTCACCGGCGAGGAGGCGGGCCTGCGCGGCGCACGCGAGTTCGGGCGGCGCATGAAGGACTCCATCACGGTGGTCGGCGCGCTCAACAACGACATGATGGGATGGGCGAACGACCAGCGGATGGACAACACGATCCGCTACTCGAATCCGGGCATCCGCGACATCCAGCACGCCGCGGCCATCCAGTTCTCGCGGCTCATCACCTACGACGCGTTCTACTACAAGAACACCGACGCCAACGCGCTCTACGATGCCTGGGGCGACATCGTGGGCGGGATCGGGTCGTACCCGATCCTCGGGAACCCGCACTATCACATGCCGCACGACGTGCTCGAGACGATCGACCATCAGCAGCTCGCCGAGACCTCGCGGACGACGGTCGCGACGATCATGCTGCTCGCGTCCAGCCCGTCGCGGTTGACCGGGCTCTCGGTCACCGGCACCGCCGTCACCTGGACCCCGGCGCGCGAGAAGGGAGTGACGCGCTACCTCGTGCGGTACGGCCCCACCGAGGCGCCGATGCGCTTCACGACGACGGTCACAGCGCCGCGCGCGACGATCGCGGCGCTCAGGCCGGGGTGGCGCGTCGCGGTGAAGGCGGTGAACGCACGCGGTCTCGAGGGGTGGGACTGGGCGCGCGCGGAGGCGCGCTAGATGCGGGTGCTCCTCCAGCGAGTCTCGCGCGCCGAGGTCCGCGTCGACCGGCGAGTGACGGGACGCATCGGCGCGGGGTTCTGCCTGCTCGTGGGCTACACCCACACCGACACGCTCGCGCAGTGCACGTGGATGGCGGACAAGGTCGCCGGCCTGCGGCTGTTCACCGACGCCGAGGGGAAGATGAACCTCGGACTCTCCGAGGTCGGCGGGGCGGTGATCGTGGTCAGCCAGTTCGCGCTGTATGGCGACGCGGAGAAGGGCCGCCGCCCGAGCTTCGTGGACGCCGCGCGTCCGGAGGTCGCGATCCCGCTCTACGAGGGGTTCGTGCGGCTCCTGCGCGAGCGAGGCCTCACGGTCGAGACGGGCGAGTTCGGGGCGATGATGGAGGTGGACCTCGTGAACGACGGCCCCGTCACCCTCTGGCTGGAGCGCGCATGACCGCGCATCCGGACGCGGGCACGGTGCACCATCCGGTGCGCGTCATCCTCGCGTCGCAGTCCCCGCGCCGCCGGGAGCTGCTCACCCTCGTCGGCATCGCGCACGAGGTGCGGCCGGCCGACATCGACGAGTCGGTGATGCCCGACGAGGCCCCGGTGCCGCACTGCGAACGGCTCGCGCGTGCGAAGGCGCACGTGCTGGCCTCGCAGCACCCGGAGGCGGTCGTGATCGCCGCGGACACGATCGTCGTCCTCGACGGCGATATCCTTGGCAAGCCCCGCGACGCGGCGGAGGCGCGGGCCACCCTCGCGCGGCTCTCTGGGCGCACCCACACCGTCTATACGGCGATGGCCGTCGCGCGCGACGGTCGCACCGAGAGCGCGGTGGAGGAGGTGCAGGTTACCTTCCGCACGCTCACGGCGGAGGAGGTCGCCGAGTACGTCGCGACGCGCGAACCGATGGACAAGGCCGGCGCGTACGGCATCCAGGGGTTCGGGGCGACGATCGTCGAGCGGATCGAGGGCGACTACTTCAGCGTCATGGGACTCGGGCTGCGGCGGCTCGTCGCGCTCCTCGAGCGCGTCGGTCTCCGGTATGACTTCGCCGAGGGTGTGACGCGGCAGGGATGATCGGTGCGCTGCGGATGCGCGTCAGTGCGCATCCGCCTGTGGCAACGTGGCGAGCGGACGCCCACCGCGGGCCTGCACCGCGCGCATCGGGCTCGCGTCCATCGTGCGCCAGAGGTTCACGACGAAGCAGAATGCCCCCACTGCCGACGCGAGCCCGCCGACCGCGATCGCGCCTGCGGCGAGCGGCCACCCGTTCACGCGGGCGACGAATCCGGTGGTGAGGAGCACGAGGCCTGCCTGCGCCGTCCAGAACTGTACCTCGGCCATCCGGGAATGCAGTAGCGGCTGCCCGAAGAACCGCGGCACGACGTGGAGCGCGACGCCGTAGATCATCTGGGTGACGAAGCCAAGGAGCGCGAGGTGGAGGTGCGCGGCGCGGTAGATCGTCAACAGGGGGAACACGGCCATCGCGAGCGCGAGGCCAACTGCGAGCGAGAACCAGACGAGGCTGGACTTGAGGAAGGCGCGAACGAACCAGTCCATAGGGGCAACCCGGTGTGGACCCGCGCCGCCCCTGGGCGGACGCGCGTCAGGCGATGAGGAGGCGTTGCAGCCCGCGGGGCTTGTCGGTGAGCTGGGCGAGCGTGTAGCGGTCGAGCACGGCGAGGAAGGCGGTCAGCGCCTCATCCAGCGCCGGGGCGAGCGCGCAGGCGGGGGCGATCGGGCACTGGTTGTGCTCCGCGTCGAAGCACTCGACGAGGTTCAGGTTGTCCTCCGTCGCGCGCACGACCTCGCCGATGTTGATCTCGGCGGCCGGCCGCGCGAGCTTCACGCCACCGAGGCGGCCGCGGAGCGTCGTGACGAAGCCGAGCTCGGCCAGGCGGGCGATCACCTTCGCCGTGTGGTCCTCGGACATTCCCATGCGACGGGCGATGTCCGTGATGCGTGATGGGGCCGCGTCGTGCAATCCGATATAGATGAGGGCACGGAGCGCGTTGTCGGTGTAGCGCGTGAGTCGCATCGGGCGAGGGGCGGGAGGGATTTCCCTGACGGGTCATCCGAAAGATATCCGACTTGTTAAGGTGCAGATAATCTGCATCTTTTGTTCGTCCGGGGCAAGTACCCCCTGGGCCGGCCGAGCGCCGAACCGTCCCCCGCTGGTCCCGAGGTTCCCATGTCCTTCCTCACGCGATCCCGCCTCCTCTTCGGTGCCGGTGCCCTCACCGTGCTCGGCCTTGGCTACGCCTGCGCGGGCCGCGGCTCCGGCTCGCTCGCCGGCACGGCCGAGATGGCCCAGCGCGTCTACGTCGCGCCCGGCGAGAAGGACGAGCTCTACGCCTTCCTCTCGGGCGGCTTCGGCGGCCAGCTCGGCGTCTACGGCCTCCCCTCCGGTCGCCTTCTCCGCACCATCCCCGTCTTCTCGCAGCACGCCGAGAACGGCTATGGCTACAACGAGGAGACGAAGGCGATGCTCGAGACCTCCTACGGCTTCGTGCCGTGGGACGATCTCCACCACACCGCGCTCTCGCAGACCCAGGGCGACGATGACGGCCGCTGGATCTTCGTCAACGGCAACAACACCCCCCGTGTCGCGCGCATCGACCTCACGACCTTCGAGACGACCGAGATCCTCGAGATCCCGAACGCCGGCGGCAACCACGCCTCGCCGTTCGTGACCGGCAACACCGAGTACATCGTCTCGTCGACGCGCTTCTCGATCCCGGTCCCCAACCGCGACGTGCCGATCGACGAGTACAAGAAGTTCTTCAAGGGCCAGATCTCCTTCATCACGGCCGACCAGCCGGGGAAGATGGACATCGCCTTCCAACTCATCGTGCCGGGCTTCAACTACGACCTCGCCCGCGCCGGCAAGGGCCCGTCCGACGGGTGGATGTTCTTCACCTCCTACAACTCGGAGCAGGCGAACACGTTGCTCGAGGTGAACGCCTCGCAGAACGACAAGGACTACATCGCGGCCGTGAACTACCGAGCGGCCGAAGCCTGCGCCAAGGCGGGGAAGGGCGTCCGGGCGCCGGCCGAGTACCGGCACAACATCTTCGACGAGTTCAGCCGCATCGCGCGCTCGGAGCGGATGACGAGCGTGCTGCAGATCCAGGCCGCGGCCTGCCCGGGCTCGATCTACTTCCTCCCGACGCCGAAGTCGCCGCATGGCGCCGACGTCGACCCGACCGGCGAGTACATCGTAGCGGGCGGCAAGCTCGCCACGGTGATTCCGGTCCATTCGGCCACGAAGATGCTCAAGGCGATCGCCGACCGGCAGTTCGAGGGCGAGCTCGAGGGGATCCCGGTGCTCAAGTACGAGAGCACCCTCGCCGGTGAGGTGCAGGAGCCGGGTCTCGGCCCCCTCCACACCGAGTTCGACGGCAAGGGCTTCGCGTACACCTCGATGTTCATCTCGTCCGAGGTCGTGAAGTGGAACGTCGAGACGCGCCAGGTCGTCGACCGCGCGCCGACCTTCTACTCGGTCGGTCACCTGATGATCCCCGGCGGCGCGACCCGACACCCGTATGGTCGCTACGTCCTCGCCATGAACAAGATCACGAAGGATCGCTATCTCCCGACTGGTCCGGAGCTCACGCAGTCGGCACAGCTCTACGACATCACCGGCGAGAAGATGAAGCTCCTGCTCGACTTCCCGACCCAGGGTGAGCCGCACTACGCGAACGCGATCGACGCGAAGAAGGTCGTCGACCGGCAGGTCAAGTTCTACAAGCTCGCCGAGAACCGGCACCCGATGGTGTCGCGCAGCGAGCGCGAGACGGGCGTCGAGCGCGCGGGCCGCGTGGTGCACGTCCGCATGACCGCCATCCGCTCGCACTTCGCCCCGGACAACATCGAGGGCGTGCAGGTCGGCGACACGGTGCTCGTCCATGTCACGAACCTCGAGCAGGACTGGGACGTGCCGCACGGCTTCGCGATCCTCGGCGCCAACACCTCGGAGCTGCTGATCATGCCGGGTGAGACCCGCACGCTCCGCTGGATCCCGAGGAAGCCGGGCGTCTATCCGATGTACTGCACCGACTTCTGCTCGGCGCTGCACCAGGAGATGCAGGGCTACGTCCGGGTCTCGCCGGCCGGCTCGACGGTGGCCCTCACCGCGAACACCCGCCGCGGCGCGCAGGCCCGCGGCACCAACTGAGGCGATCATGACGGCCCGTTCACGCTGGTTCGTGCTTGCGGCGGTCGCGCTCCTCGCGACCGGGTACTTCCTCCCCTCTCTGGCGCGTGGACCTCATCGCGCCGCAGTACCCCGAGGGGCTGGGCATGCTCATCCGCATCGACGGCGTGGACGGGCTCAAGCCCAATGACCTGCAGTCGATCAACGGGCTGAATCATTACATCGGGATGAAGACGATCGAGCCCGAGTCGATCCCGGAGCTGCGGTACATGCGCTGGATCCTCGCCGGGCTCATCGTCGCCGGACTCGCCGTCGCCGCGCTGCGGCGGCGCGTCCCGCTCTATCTCTACAGCGTACTGCTGGTCGCGGTCATGGCGGTCGGGCTCTGGGACTACTGGCGCTGGGGCTACGACTACGGTCACGACCTCGACCACGAACACGCGATCATCAAGATCCAGGGCATGAGCTACTCGCCCCCCGTGATCGGCCGCAAGAAGCTGCTCAACTTCACCGCGACGTCGTGGCCCTCGACGGGCGGCATCGCGTTCGGCCTCGCGGGCGGCCTGGTGCTCTGGGCGTCGTGGACGTCGCGCCGACGCGCTGAGGCGGCGTGATGTCGCGCGCCGGGGCGTGGTCTCCCGCCGGCGACGTGCTGCGCCGGGTGCACACGGCGATGCTCGGCCTCGTCCTGCTCGCCTGCGATGGTGCGGGCCCGCGTCCCGTCGCGCTCGGCGAGGACGCCTGCGGGTACTGTCGCATGACGGTGACCGATCCGCGGTTCGCCGCGGAGGTCGTGACGAGCACTGGTCGCGTGCACGTGTTCGACAGCATCGACTGCCTCGCGGGCTGGGTGCGCAGCGCCGAGCCGGGCTCGGTGCGCACCCTCTGGGTGACGGACGCGAGCGCGCCCGGCACCTTCGTCGCGGCCGAGGAGGCGGGGTATCTGCTCGAATCATCGCTCCGCGGTCCGATGGGCCGGGCGGTCGCGTTCCGATCGCTCGACGCCGCGCGCGCGGCGCATGCCACGCTCGGCGGCACGGTGGCCGACTGGCCGGCCGTGCTCGCGGACACGTCGACGCGCGGGGGGCACTGAGATGCCGCGGTCGCGCCGGGTGATGCTAGGTCTCGCGGTGCTGGCCGCCGCGGGGCAGCTCGCCGCCCAGGATGCTTCGCCTGCGCGGACGCTCCTGGTGCGGCCGGGCTCGGCGCTCCCGACGCTGACGGCCGCCGTCGCTCGTGCAAGGCCCGGCATGACCATCCGTGTCGCGGCGGGCGAGTACCGGGAGCCCACCATCCTCGTGACGGTGCCGCGACTCACGATCGTGGGCGACGGCGCGCCGGCGTTCGATGGCGAGGGGACGCACGAGATCCTCGTGGTCCGCGCCGACGGTGTGACGGTCCGCGGCCTGACGTTCCGCAACACGGGCGTGAGCCAGATGCAGGACCGTGCTGCGCTCCGCGTGGCCGAGGCGCGCGACTGCCGGATCGAGTCGAACATCTTCCGCGATGCGCTCTTCGCGATCTACCTGCAGCGCACGACCGGCTGCGTCGTCCGCGGCAACGACATCCGCGCGTCTGGCGCCGAGGAGACGCGCAACGGCAACGGGATCCACCTCTGGTACTCACCGGGGACGCGCGTGGAGGGGAACACCGTCCGGGGACAGCGTGACGGCATCTACTTCGAGTTCTCCGATGGCTCGGTGGCCGCGGCGAACGTGAGCGAGGGCAACCGCCGCTACGGCCTCCACTTCATGTTCTCCGACTCGTGTCGGTACGAGCGCAACACCTTCCGGGCGAACGGCGCGGGGGTCGCGGTGATGTACAGCAAGCACGTCGTCATGGATGGCAACGGCTTCCTCGACGCGACGGGCAGCGGTGCATACGGCCTGCTCCTCAAGGAGATCACGGATGGCGCGCTCGTCCGGAATCGTTTCGAAGGGAACTCCGTGGGACTCTTCCTCGAGGGCGCGTCGCGGCTCGACATCCGCGACAACGACTTCCGCCGGAACGGCTGGGCGGTGCGTCTCATGGCCGATGCGGAGGACAGCCACTTCCGCGGCAACGTCTTCTCGGGGAACGCCTTCGACGTCGCGACCAACAGCCGCACGCTGCGCAGCGACTTCGTAGGCAACTGGTGGGATGCGTATCGCGGCTACGATCTCGACCGCGACGGGACCGGCGACGTCCCCTTCCGCCCGGTGCGCCTCTTCGCGCTCGTGGCCGAACGGCATCCCGAGACGCTGCTGCTGCTCCGCGCACCGGTGACCGCGGTGCTGGACGCCGCCGAACGGGTCTTCCCGGTGCTCACCCCGCAGGTCGCGGACGAGCGCCCGTTGATGAGGGCACCCCGATGATGACGCTGGACGGGATCCGGAAAGCCTACGGCGCGCGCACCGTGCTCGCCGGTGTCTCGCTCGCCCTCGCCCCGGGGCGGATCGTCGCGCTGGTCGGGCCCAACGGGTCAGGGAAGACGACGCTGATCAAGCTGCTGCTCGGCCTCGCGCGACCCGACGCGGGCCGATTCCTGCTCGACGGCGTCCCGTGCGACGCGGACGGCGCGTATCGCGCGCGCATCGGCTATGCGCCGCAGGCACCGCGCTATCCCGAGCACCTCGCGGTCGGCGAGGTGTTCGCGATGCTCCGCGCGCTCCGCCCCGGCGCACCGGTCGACGAGGCGCTCGTCGACGACTTCGGGCTCCGCGGCGAGTGGGCGACCCCGGTGGGGACGCTCTCGGGTGGCTGGCGCCAGAAGGTCGCGATCGCCTGTGCCTTCCTCTTCGCGCCCGACCTACTGATCCTCGACGAGCCCACGGCGGGGCTCGACCCGATCGCATCGGGGCTCCTCAAGTCGCACCTCCGCGCGACGCGCGCGGCGGGACGCACGATCCTCATCAGTTCGCACATCCTCGTCGAGCTCGAGGAACTCGCGGACGACGTCGCCTTCCTCTGCGACGGCCACCTCCGTTTCGCCGGGCCGGTCGACACGTTGCTCCGCGAGACCGGCACGCGCCGACTCGAACCAGCCGTCGCCGCGCTGCTGCGCGGCCTGAGGATCGCGTGAGCACCGTCACCCTCGTCCTGCGCGC
Proteins encoded in this window:
- a CDS encoding cbb3-type cytochrome c oxidase subunit I, which encodes MDWFVRAFLKSSLVWFSLAVGLALAMAVFPLLTIYRAAHLHLALLGFVTQMIYGVALHVVPRFFGQPLLHSRMAEVQFWTAQAGLVLLTTGFVARVNGWPLAAGAIAVGGLASAVGAFCFVVNLWRTMDASPMRAVQARGGRPLATLPQADAH
- the maf gene encoding septum formation inhibitor Maf; the protein is MTAHPDAGTVHHPVRVILASQSPRRRELLTLVGIAHEVRPADIDESVMPDEAPVPHCERLARAKAHVLASQHPEAVVIAADTIVVLDGDILGKPRDAAEARATLARLSGRTHTVYTAMAVARDGRTESAVEEVQVTFRTLTAEEVAEYVATREPMDKAGAYGIQGFGATIVERIEGDYFSVMGLGLRRLVALLERVGLRYDFAEGVTRQG
- the nosZ gene encoding Sec-dependent nitrous-oxide reductase, which produces MSFLTRSRLLFGAGALTVLGLGYACAGRGSGSLAGTAEMAQRVYVAPGEKDELYAFLSGGFGGQLGVYGLPSGRLLRTIPVFSQHAENGYGYNEETKAMLETSYGFVPWDDLHHTALSQTQGDDDGRWIFVNGNNTPRVARIDLTTFETTEILEIPNAGGNHASPFVTGNTEYIVSSTRFSIPVPNRDVPIDEYKKFFKGQISFITADQPGKMDIAFQLIVPGFNYDLARAGKGPSDGWMFFTSYNSEQANTLLEVNASQNDKDYIAAVNYRAAEACAKAGKGVRAPAEYRHNIFDEFSRIARSERMTSVLQIQAAACPGSIYFLPTPKSPHGADVDPTGEYIVAGGKLATVIPVHSATKMLKAIADRQFEGELEGIPVLKYESTLAGEVQEPGLGPLHTEFDGKGFAYTSMFISSEVVKWNVETRQVVDRAPTFYSVGHLMIPGGATRHPYGRYVLAMNKITKDRYLPTGPELTQSAQLYDITGEKMKLLLDFPTQGEPHYANAIDAKKVVDRQVKFYKLAENRHPMVSRSERETGVERAGRVVHVRMTAIRSHFAPDNIEGVQVGDTVLVHVTNLEQDWDVPHGFAILGANTSELLIMPGETRTLRWIPRKPGVYPMYCTDFCSALHQEMQGYVRVSPAGSTVALTANTRRGAQARGTN
- a CDS encoding nitrous oxide reductase family maturation protein NosD — encoded protein: MLGLAVLAAAGQLAAQDASPARTLLVRPGSALPTLTAAVARARPGMTIRVAAGEYREPTILVTVPRLTIVGDGAPAFDGEGTHEILVVRADGVTVRGLTFRNTGVSQMQDRAALRVAEARDCRIESNIFRDALFAIYLQRTTGCVVRGNDIRASGAEETRNGNGIHLWYSPGTRVEGNTVRGQRDGIYFEFSDGSVAAANVSEGNRRYGLHFMFSDSCRYERNTFRANGAGVAVMYSKHVVMDGNGFLDATGSGAYGLLLKEITDGALVRNRFEGNSVGLFLEGASRLDIRDNDFRRNGWAVRLMADAEDSHFRGNVFSGNAFDVATNSRTLRSDFVGNWWDAYRGYDLDRDGTGDVPFRPVRLFALVAERHPETLLLLRAPVTAVLDAAERVFPVLTPQVADERPLMRAPR
- a CDS encoding Rrf2 family transcriptional regulator; this encodes MRLTRYTDNALRALIYIGLHDAAPSRITDIARRMGMSEDHTAKVIARLAELGFVTTLRGRLGGVKLARPAAEINIGEVVRATEDNLNLVECFDAEHNQCPIAPACALAPALDEALTAFLAVLDRYTLAQLTDKPRGLQRLLIA
- a CDS encoding D-tyrosyl-tRNA(Tyr) deacylase; translation: MRVLLQRVSRAEVRVDRRVTGRIGAGFCLLVGYTHTDTLAQCTWMADKVAGLRLFTDAEGKMNLGLSEVGGAVIVVSQFALYGDAEKGRRPSFVDAARPEVAIPLYEGFVRLLRERGLTVETGEFGAMMEVDLVNDGPVTLWLERA
- a CDS encoding nitrous oxide reductase accessory protein NosL, yielding MSRAGAWSPAGDVLRRVHTAMLGLVLLACDGAGPRPVALGEDACGYCRMTVTDPRFAAEVVTSTGRVHVFDSIDCLAGWVRSAEPGSVRTLWVTDASAPGTFVAAEEAGYLLESSLRGPMGRAVAFRSLDAARAAHATLGGTVADWPAVLADTSTRGGH
- a CDS encoding ABC transporter ATP-binding protein; translation: MMTLDGIRKAYGARTVLAGVSLALAPGRIVALVGPNGSGKTTLIKLLLGLARPDAGRFLLDGVPCDADGAYRARIGYAPQAPRYPEHLAVGEVFAMLRALRPGAPVDEALVDDFGLRGEWATPVGTLSGGWRQKVAIACAFLFAPDLLILDEPTAGLDPIASGLLKSHLRATRAAGRTILISSHILVELEELADDVAFLCDGHLRFAGPVDTLLRETGTRRLEPAVAALLRGLRIA